A single genomic interval of Astyanax mexicanus isolate ESR-SI-001 chromosome 4, AstMex3_surface, whole genome shotgun sequence harbors:
- the LOC125801741 gene encoding zinc finger protein 239-like — MQRFRKPYHCSDCGKSFTKQSNLKIHQCIHTGEKPYHCSDCGRSFTEQSTLKLHQRIHTGEKPYHCSDCGKSFTKHSTFKIHQRIHTGEKPYHCSDCGKSFTKHSTFKIHQRIHTGEKPYHCSDCGRNFTKQSHLKIHQRIHTGEKLYHCSDCGKSFNRHSHLRLHQRIHTGEKPYHCSDCGKRFNQQGDLKKHQRIHTGEKPYHCSDCGKRFNQQGHLKIHQRIHTGEKPYHCSDCGKSFIKQSDLKKHQRIHTGVKPYHCSDCGKSFNQLNHLKNHQCIHTEIYPRCIPLQ, encoded by the exons ATGCAGCGTTTCCGA aaaccgtatcactgctcagactgtgggaagagttttactaaacagagtaatctcaaaatacaccagtgcattcacacaggagagaaaccgtatcactgctcagactgtgggaggagttttactgaacagagtactctcaaactgcaccagcgcattcacacaggagagaaaccatatcactgctcagactgtgggaagagttttactaaacatagTACtttcaaaattcaccagcgcattcacactggagagaaaccgtatcactgctcagactgtgggaagagttttactaaacatagtactttcaaaatacaccagcgcattcacacaggagagaaaccgtatcactgctcagactgtgggaggaattttactaaacagagtcatctcaaaattcaccagcgcattcacacaggagagaaactgtatcactgctcagactgtgggaagagttttaatcgacacaGTCATCTCagactgcaccagcgcattcacacaggagagaaaccgtatcactgctcagactgtgggaagaggttTAATCAACagggtgatctcaaaaaacaccagcgcattcacacaggagagaaaccgtatcactgctcagactgtgggaagaggtttaatcaacagggtcatctcaaaattcaccagcgcattcacacaggagagaaaccgtatcactgctcagactgtgggaagagttttattaaacagagtgatctcaagaaacaccagcgcattcacacaggagtgaaaccatatcactgctcagactgtgggaagagttttaatcaactgaatCATCTTAAAAatcaccagtgcattcacacagaAATTTATCCCAGATGTATTCCACTGCAATAA